The Lujinxingia vulgaris genome contains a region encoding:
- a CDS encoding DNA gyrase/topoisomerase IV subunit B, translating to MSATAGQYTAKDITILEGLEPVRKRPGMYIGGTGKAGLHHLLWEIVDNSVDEAINGYASFIEVTLHADGESMTVSDNGRGIPVDIHPKNGRSALEIILTTLHAGGKFDNDNYFTSGGLHGVGSSVVNALSTSLVARIKRDGILHEQSFARGIPLGPIAEMGDARGSGTEIFFRPDAEIFEDTSFDATLIAEWLEIKSYLNQGLRILFRDELHGKFHEFKHEGGIKDFLAHIQKSSNQPPIHTDVVVVREADPAPNVARVEIALQWTEDTSEDLRAFVNGIPTADGGTHEQGFKDGVVKAMRTYFDTHDLAPKSLNIASEDIREGLKAIISVFMMDPQFQGQTKSKLNNPDIRSIVSGIVRVELERFLNANSNTGNAIAQRIIQAARARQASRSAAKQVKRKRAVSHRLNLPGKLADCSSTDPEECELFIVEGNSAGGNAKQGRDRRTQAILPLRGKVLNAEQATLSKVSSNKELRDVADALGCGLGDTFDASKLRYHKIILLMDADSDGLHISTLLLTFFYRYMPRLIDEGYLYIAQPPLYRIDWGNETFWVLDEAERERTLKKLERRKKTKKINLQRFKGLGEMMADTLKSTTLDPEQRRLLKVVVRDEHREDTNQVIGELMGKDASLRFDFIMENARYVDELDV from the coding sequence ATGAGCGCCACCGCTGGTCAATACACCGCCAAAGACATCACGATCCTCGAAGGCTTAGAGCCGGTGCGCAAGCGCCCCGGCATGTACATCGGCGGCACCGGCAAGGCCGGGCTCCATCACCTGCTCTGGGAGATCGTCGACAACTCGGTGGACGAAGCCATCAACGGCTACGCCTCCTTTATCGAGGTGACCCTGCACGCCGATGGCGAGTCGATGACGGTCAGCGATAACGGCCGGGGCATTCCCGTCGACATTCACCCCAAAAACGGCCGCAGCGCGCTGGAGATCATTCTCACGACCCTGCACGCCGGGGGTAAATTCGACAACGACAACTACTTCACCTCCGGCGGCCTGCACGGCGTGGGCTCCTCGGTGGTCAACGCGCTGAGCACGAGTCTGGTCGCCCGCATCAAGCGCGACGGCATCCTGCACGAGCAGTCCTTTGCCCGCGGCATCCCGCTTGGCCCCATCGCCGAGATGGGCGACGCGCGCGGCTCCGGCACCGAGATCTTCTTTCGGCCCGACGCCGAGATTTTTGAAGACACCAGCTTCGACGCCACGCTGATCGCCGAATGGCTCGAGATCAAAAGTTATCTCAACCAGGGCCTGCGCATCCTCTTTCGCGACGAGCTCCACGGCAAATTCCACGAGTTCAAGCACGAAGGCGGCATCAAAGATTTTCTGGCGCATATCCAGAAATCCAGCAACCAGCCCCCCATCCATACCGACGTCGTGGTGGTGCGCGAGGCCGATCCGGCTCCCAACGTCGCCCGCGTGGAGATCGCGCTGCAGTGGACCGAAGACACCTCCGAAGACCTGCGCGCCTTTGTCAACGGCATCCCCACCGCCGACGGCGGCACCCACGAGCAGGGCTTTAAAGACGGCGTCGTCAAGGCCATGCGCACCTACTTCGACACCCACGATCTGGCGCCCAAAAGCCTCAACATCGCCTCCGAAGACATCCGCGAGGGGCTCAAAGCCATCATCAGCGTCTTTATGATGGACCCGCAGTTCCAGGGCCAGACCAAGAGCAAGCTCAACAACCCGGACATCCGCAGCATCGTCTCAGGGATTGTGCGCGTGGAGCTGGAGCGTTTCCTCAACGCCAACTCCAACACCGGCAACGCCATCGCCCAGCGCATCATCCAGGCCGCCCGCGCCCGCCAGGCCAGCCGCTCGGCCGCCAAGCAGGTCAAGCGCAAGCGCGCCGTGAGCCACCGCCTCAACCTCCCCGGCAAGCTGGCCGACTGCTCCTCGACCGACCCCGAGGAGTGCGAACTCTTCATCGTCGAGGGGAACTCCGCCGGTGGTAACGCCAAACAGGGCCGCGATCGCCGCACCCAGGCCATCCTCCCGCTGCGCGGAAAAGTCCTCAACGCCGAGCAGGCCACCCTCTCCAAAGTCTCCAGCAACAAGGAGCTGCGCGACGTGGCCGACGCTTTAGGCTGCGGCCTGGGCGACACCTTCGACGCCTCCAAGCTGCGCTACCATAAGATCATCCTGCTTATGGACGCCGACAGCGACGGCCTGCACATCTCCACCCTGCTCCTGACCTTCTTCTACCGCTACATGCCGCGGCTCATCGACGAGGGTTACCTCTACATCGCCCAGCCCCCCCTCTACCGCATTGACTGGGGCAACGAGACCTTCTGGGTCCTCGATGAGGCCGAGCGCGAGCGCACCCTCAAAAAGCTCGAGCGCCGCAAGAAGACCAAGAAGATCAACCTGCAGCGCTTTAAGGGTCTTGGCGAGATGATGGCCGACACCCTCAAATCCACCACCCTCGATCCGGAACAACGCCGCCTGCTCAAAGTCGTGGTGCGCGACGAGCACCGCGAAGACACCAATCAGGTCATCGGCGAGTTGATGGGGAAGGATGCGTCGTTGCGTTTTGATTTCATTATGGAGAACGCCCGCTACGTCGATGAGCTCGACGTCTGA
- a CDS encoding DUF2752 domain-containing protein, translated as MRIYTTQRPLGEVPVGALVMLPLFAMPLGAWAVRTGVWEFSTCGMKRLFEMPCLTCGATRATLALTRGDIFAAIAFQPLIIALYALIAIWGVLSLFTYLRQRRLVLSLSHREDLAFKALLVLLPAANWFYLYKAGI; from the coding sequence ATGCGCATTTACACCACACAGCGCCCCCTGGGCGAGGTCCCGGTCGGGGCCCTGGTGATGCTGCCCCTCTTTGCGATGCCGCTGGGTGCCTGGGCGGTGCGCACCGGCGTGTGGGAGTTCTCCACCTGCGGCATGAAACGCCTCTTCGAGATGCCCTGCCTCACCTGCGGCGCCACCCGCGCCACGCTGGCGCTGACCCGCGGCGACATCTTCGCGGCCATCGCCTTTCAGCCCCTGATCATCGCCCTCTACGCGCTGATCGCCATCTGGGGCGTGCTCAGCCTCTTTACCTACCTGCGCCAGCGCCGCCTCGTCTTGAGCTTAAGCCACCGCGAAGACCTGGCCTTCAAAGCCCTGCTCGTGCTGCTGCCGGCGGCCAACTGGTTCTACCTCTACAAAGCCGGCATCTGA